A stretch of Malus sylvestris chromosome 11, drMalSylv7.2, whole genome shotgun sequence DNA encodes these proteins:
- the LOC126588224 gene encoding inactive protein RESTRICTED TEV MOVEMENT 2-like gives MEGKPLSANINRVYEDIEPSAEWEREEACDTLLVYLHGFRKENLRIQVTSSRNIRVFGERALGHDNKWQRFRREFPIPFNCDTNDITARFENGILYVKLPKTIAPAVVESRDKPQKPPTTTEAPRPPATGAPKPPKEAPKPPAVEAPKPPKEAPKSPTTATPKPQKPAPTTEAPKPQKPISTSDLPQPQQRTDANQEQNKKSDGGSHYVPEVPPRAPEKEKEPIHHPSTVKKSTDSHALAEASNAAAKKLEDNRAKEVEEDSTKEEYKRAIFGHENTAGGVDRCYRAQGYNYKQVLQGLIMELKQQPRKLVNLGLAFLFILVLGFYVKHAITFVREFKREEL, from the exons AGGGAAAGCCGCTTTCTGCAAACATTAATCGTGTTTATGAAGACATTGAACCGTCAGCTGAATGGGAAAGAGAGGAAGCTTGTGACACTCTCCTCGTTTATCTGCACG GATTTAGAAAGGAGAATCTGAGGATTCAAGTAACGTCGTCTCGCAACATAAGGGTGTTTGGTGAACGCGCACTTGGTCATGACAACAAATGGCAGCGTTTCCGAAGGGAATTCCCCATTCCCTTCAACTGCGACACCAACGACATCACTGCTAGATTTGAGAACGGCATTCTCTACGTTAAGCTTCCAAAGACTATTGCTCCCGCAGTAGTTGAATCGAGGGACAAACCACAAAAGCCACCCACCACCACAGAAGCTCCTAGGCCACCCGCCACGGGAGCTCCAAAGCCACCCAAAGAAGCTCCCAAGCCACCAGCTGTGGAAGCTCCAAAGCCACCCAAAGAAGCTCCCAAGTCACCCACCACAGCAACACCTAAGCCTCAAAAGCCCGCACCCACCACAGAAGCGCCTAAGCCTCAAAAGCCCATAAGCACAAGTGATCTGCCACAGCCTCAACAGAGGACTGATGCTAATCAAGAACAGAACAAGAAAAGCGATGGTGGATCACATTACGTGCCTGAGGTGCCTCCGCGGGCACCGGAGAAAGAGAAGGAACCAATTCATCATCCAAGTACGGTGAAGAAGAGTACTGATAGCCATGCGTTAGCAGAGGCTAGCAATGCTGCTGCTAAAAAACTTGAAGATAATCGGGCGAAAGAGGTTGAGGAGGATTCGACAAAGGAGGAGTATAAAAGGGCAATATTCGGGCACGAGAACACCGCCGGGGGTGTTGATAGGTGTTATAGAGCACAAGGTTATAACTATAAGCAGGTGCTTCAAGGCTTGATCATGGAGCTGAAGCAGCAGCCAAGGAAATTGGTAAACTTGGGTCTGgcatttttatttattctgGTACTTGGGTTTTATGTCAAACACGCAATCACTTTCGTTCGGGAATTCAAACGCGAAGAACTCTAA
- the LOC126588223 gene encoding double-stranded RNA-binding protein 1-like isoform X1 — translation MYKSKLQEVCHGKQWGLPTYTAMKDGPDHNPCFRASVSVNGFSFDSPVACKSSKQAQNQAAMLAFFHFTSPPSYNLSYGTADPEVYNTLQEAERAAANTVLMSLSEDSSRINDEMGHYKNLLQELAREEGFCMPTYKTVKSGASHMPTFSSTVELEGEQFCGKAGKSKKQAELSAAKVAYISLKKRGLSRSTKLSSPHVLESAIKTTQSSDLTISVESLENLIHEHQSVLSPAIKYEDRANETKEVLMDNMNKTGQSSSCSESIFPSTEESGPSQTFKKLKPPADVSISDTNGWKGGGLKSYLLCHRVRVYNQFPDISLPNHITVLPISDDKWVPFILEFPNEESN, via the exons ATGTACAAGAGTAAGCTGCAGGAGGTCTGCCATGGGAAGCAATGGGGGTTGCCAACATACACGGCCATGAAAGACGGACCGGATCACAACCCTTGCTTCAGGGCCTCTGTTTCGGTCAATGGCTTCTCCTTCGATTCCCCGGTTGCTTGCAAATCGTCCAAACAAGCCCAAAACCAAGCTGCCATGCTCGCTTTCTTTCACTTCACCTCTCCACCTTCTTATAACCTTTCTTATGGCACTG CTGATCCAGAGGTGTACAACACTTTGCAGGAGGCAGAGCGCGCAGCTGCAAACACTGTTTTGATGTCACTGTCAGAAGACAGCTCCCGAATTAAT GATGAGATGGGACATTACAAGAATCTTTTGCAGGAGTTAGCTCGGGAAGAAGGCTTTTGCATGCCGACATATAAAACTGTGAAATCTGGTGCATCTCATATGCCAACATTCTCTTCCACTGTGGAGTTAGAAGGTGAGCAGTTCTGCGGGAAAGCAGGGAAATCCAAGAAACAGGCGGAGCTGAGTGCTGCAAAGGTTGCCTATATTTCGTTAAAAAAGC GTGGATTGAGTCGGAGTACTAAGCTGAGTTCCCCCCATGTATTAGAAAGTGCCATCAAAACCACTCAAAGCTCAGACTTGACCATTTCTGTTGAGTCACTTGAGAATCTCATACACGAACATCAATCGGTTTTATCTCCAGCTATCAAGTATGAGGACCGTGCTAACGAAACTAAAG AAGTGCTAATGGATAACATGAACAAAACCGGACAGTCTTCCTCATGTTCTGAATCGATATTCCCTTCAACTGAAGAAAGCGGTCCCTCTCAAACATTTAAAAAACTGAAACCTCCTGCTGATGTTTCAATTTCAGATACAAATGGATGGAAAGGTGGTGGACTGAAGAGTTACTTGCTGTGCCACAGGGTTAGAGTTTACAACCAATTTCCAGATATTTCACTCCCTAATCACATAACGGTGCTGCCCATTAGTGATGACAAGTGGGTTCCCTTCATCCTGGAGTTCCCAAATGAAGAAAGCAATTGA
- the LOC126588223 gene encoding double-stranded RNA-binding protein 1-like isoform X2 yields MYKSKLQEVCHGKQWGLPTYTAMKDGPDHNPCFRASVSVNGFSFDSPVACKSSKQAQNQAAMLAFFHFTSPPSYNLSYGTADPEVYNTLQEAERAAANTVLMSLSEDSSRINDEMGHYKNLLQELAREEGFCMPTYKTVKSGASHMPTFSSTVELEGEQFCGKAGKSKKQAELSAAKVAYISLKKQSAIKTTQSSDLTISVESLENLIHEHQSVLSPAIKYEDRANETKEVLMDNMNKTGQSSSCSESIFPSTEESGPSQTFKKLKPPADVSISDTNGWKGGGLKSYLLCHRVRVYNQFPDISLPNHITVLPISDDKWVPFILEFPNEESN; encoded by the exons ATGTACAAGAGTAAGCTGCAGGAGGTCTGCCATGGGAAGCAATGGGGGTTGCCAACATACACGGCCATGAAAGACGGACCGGATCACAACCCTTGCTTCAGGGCCTCTGTTTCGGTCAATGGCTTCTCCTTCGATTCCCCGGTTGCTTGCAAATCGTCCAAACAAGCCCAAAACCAAGCTGCCATGCTCGCTTTCTTTCACTTCACCTCTCCACCTTCTTATAACCTTTCTTATGGCACTG CTGATCCAGAGGTGTACAACACTTTGCAGGAGGCAGAGCGCGCAGCTGCAAACACTGTTTTGATGTCACTGTCAGAAGACAGCTCCCGAATTAAT GATGAGATGGGACATTACAAGAATCTTTTGCAGGAGTTAGCTCGGGAAGAAGGCTTTTGCATGCCGACATATAAAACTGTGAAATCTGGTGCATCTCATATGCCAACATTCTCTTCCACTGTGGAGTTAGAAGGTGAGCAGTTCTGCGGGAAAGCAGGGAAATCCAAGAAACAGGCGGAGCTGAGTGCTGCAAAGGTTGCCTATATTTCGTTAAAAAAGC AAAGTGCCATCAAAACCACTCAAAGCTCAGACTTGACCATTTCTGTTGAGTCACTTGAGAATCTCATACACGAACATCAATCGGTTTTATCTCCAGCTATCAAGTATGAGGACCGTGCTAACGAAACTAAAG AAGTGCTAATGGATAACATGAACAAAACCGGACAGTCTTCCTCATGTTCTGAATCGATATTCCCTTCAACTGAAGAAAGCGGTCCCTCTCAAACATTTAAAAAACTGAAACCTCCTGCTGATGTTTCAATTTCAGATACAAATGGATGGAAAGGTGGTGGACTGAAGAGTTACTTGCTGTGCCACAGGGTTAGAGTTTACAACCAATTTCCAGATATTTCACTCCCTAATCACATAACGGTGCTGCCCATTAGTGATGACAAGTGGGTTCCCTTCATCCTGGAGTTCCCAAATGAAGAAAGCAATTGA
- the LOC126588277 gene encoding protein AE7-like isoform X1, which yields MVSELINANPVIYEKKERRVRSVPSAAADEYAVEAIDQQEIFDHIRDIKDPEHPYSLEELKVITEDAIEVDDGCGYVRVTFTPTVEHCSMATVIGLCLRVKLLRSLPSRYKVDIRVAPGSHATEAAVNKQLNDKERVAAALENPGLVDMVDECLSPSYE from the exons ATGGTGTCTGAGTTAATAAATGCGAATCCGGTCATCTACGAAAAGAAAGAGCGTCGGGTTCGTAGCGTTCCAAGTGCTGCTGCCGATGAATATGCCGTTGAAGCCATTGACCAGCAAGAGATTTTTG ATCATATTAGAGATATAAAGGACCCGGAACACCCTTATTCTTTGGAGGAGCTCAAAGTAATAACCGAAGATGCAATTGAAGTCGATGATGGCTGTGGCTACGTCAG GGTCACGTTTACTCCTACCGTGGAACATTGTAGTATGGCAACAGTTATTGGTCTTTGCTTACGTGTTAAACTCTTAAGGAGCTTGCCTTCTCGTTACAAG GTGGATATTAGGGTGGCACCGGGATCTCATGCAACCGAAGCTGCCG TTAATAAGCAACTGAATGATAAGGAACGGGTGGCTGCAGCTTTGGAGAACCCGGGCCTCGTTGATATGGTTGATGAATGCCTTTCTCCTTCATACGAGTGA
- the LOC126588277 gene encoding protein AE7-like isoform X2: MVSELINANPVIYEKKERRVRSVPSAAADEYAVEAIDQQEIFDHIRDIKDPEHPYSLEELKVITEDAIEVDDGCGYVRVTFTPTVEHCSMATVIGLCLRVKLLRSLPSRYKVDIRVAPGSHATEAAATHSIYTKLTLQRLLTSV, encoded by the exons ATGGTGTCTGAGTTAATAAATGCGAATCCGGTCATCTACGAAAAGAAAGAGCGTCGGGTTCGTAGCGTTCCAAGTGCTGCTGCCGATGAATATGCCGTTGAAGCCATTGACCAGCAAGAGATTTTTG ATCATATTAGAGATATAAAGGACCCGGAACACCCTTATTCTTTGGAGGAGCTCAAAGTAATAACCGAAGATGCAATTGAAGTCGATGATGGCTGTGGCTACGTCAG GGTCACGTTTACTCCTACCGTGGAACATTGTAGTATGGCAACAGTTATTGGTCTTTGCTTACGTGTTAAACTCTTAAGGAGCTTGCCTTCTCGTTACAAG GTGGATATTAGGGTGGCACCGGGATCTCATGCAACCGAAGCTGCCG CAACACATTCCATCTACACCAAGCTTACATTGCAAAG GTTACTGACATCCGTTTAA